A section of the Pseudomonas tritici genome encodes:
- a CDS encoding ankyrin repeat domain-containing protein: protein MRISIGLLMAMLAFVAHAESPDPVALKAQLQDYYFDAARRGDLDMLNTFIDSGYSLNTQDDKGYTALILAAYHGQGPSVERLLNAGADACVQDKRGNTALMGAIFKGELKIAQRLLATDCNPDQRNGAGQTAAMYAGLFKRVELLDALKAKGADLNAEDPIGNSASRLASGEIRTPAPR from the coding sequence ATGCGAATTTCTATCGGTCTGCTGATGGCCATGCTGGCCTTTGTCGCCCACGCCGAGTCGCCCGACCCGGTCGCGCTCAAGGCCCAGTTGCAGGATTACTACTTCGACGCCGCCCGTCGTGGCGACCTCGACATGCTCAATACCTTTATCGACTCCGGCTACAGCCTCAACACCCAGGATGACAAGGGCTACACCGCGTTGATCCTCGCCGCGTACCACGGCCAGGGCCCGTCCGTGGAGCGCTTGCTCAACGCCGGTGCCGACGCCTGCGTGCAGGACAAACGCGGCAACACAGCGCTGATGGGCGCGATCTTCAAGGGCGAACTGAAAATTGCCCAACGCCTGCTGGCCACCGACTGCAACCCCGACCAGCGCAATGGCGCCGGGCAGACGGCGGCCATGTATGCCGGGCTGTTCAAGCGCGTCGAGCTGTTGGATGCGTTGAAAGCCAAAGGCGCCGACCTCAATGCCGAAGACCCGATCGGCAACAGTGCTTCACGATTGGCCAGCGGTGAAATCCGGACCCCGGCGCCGCGCTGA
- the radA gene encoding DNA repair protein RadA → MAKAKRMYGCTECGATFPKWAGQCSECGAWNTLTETMIESGGAAAPTGRAGWTGQQAQIKTLAEVSVEEIPRFSTASGELDRVLGGGLVDGSVVLIGGDPGIGKSTILLQTLCSIASRMPALYVTGEESQQQVAMRARRLGLPQDQLRVMTETCIESIIATARIEKPKVMVIDSIQTIFTEQLQSAPGGVSQVRESAALLVRYAKQSGTAIFLVGHVTKEGALAGPRVLEHMVDTVLYFEGESDGRLRLLRAVKNRFGAVNELGVFAMTDRGLKEVSNPSAIFLTRAQEEVPGSVVMATWEGTRPMLVEVQALVDDSHLANPRRVTLGLDQNRLAMLLAVLHRHGGIPTHDQDVFLNVVGGVKVLETASDLALMAAVMSSLRNRPLPHDLLVFGEVGLSGEVRPVPSGQERLKEAAKHGFKRAIVPKGNAPKESPPGIQIIGVTRLEQALDALFE, encoded by the coding sequence ATGGCAAAGGCCAAGCGCATGTACGGCTGCACGGAGTGCGGCGCGACCTTTCCCAAGTGGGCCGGCCAGTGCAGCGAATGCGGTGCCTGGAACACCCTGACTGAAACCATGATCGAAAGCGGCGGCGCGGCGGCCCCCACCGGCCGTGCCGGCTGGACCGGGCAACAGGCGCAGATCAAGACGTTGGCCGAAGTCAGCGTTGAAGAAATTCCGCGTTTCTCCACCGCTTCCGGCGAGCTCGACCGGGTATTGGGTGGTGGTCTTGTGGACGGCTCGGTGGTGCTGATCGGCGGCGATCCGGGTATCGGTAAATCGACGATCCTGCTGCAAACCCTGTGCAGCATCGCCAGTCGCATGCCGGCGCTGTACGTCACTGGCGAAGAATCCCAGCAGCAAGTCGCCATGCGCGCCCGTCGCCTGGGTTTGCCCCAGGATCAACTGCGGGTCATGACCGAAACCTGCATCGAAAGCATCATTGCCACGGCGCGTATCGAAAAGCCCAAGGTCATGGTGATCGACTCGATCCAGACGATTTTCACCGAGCAACTGCAATCAGCGCCGGGCGGTGTGTCCCAGGTGCGCGAGAGCGCGGCGCTGCTGGTGCGTTATGCCAAGCAAAGCGGCACGGCGATCTTCCTCGTGGGCCATGTGACCAAAGAAGGCGCGCTGGCCGGGCCACGGGTGTTGGAGCATATGGTCGACACTGTGCTGTATTTCGAAGGCGAATCCGACGGCCGCCTGCGTTTGCTGCGGGCGGTGAAGAACCGTTTTGGTGCGGTAAACGAGTTGGGCGTGTTCGCCATGACAGACCGGGGGCTGAAAGAAGTCTCCAACCCGTCGGCGATTTTTCTGACTCGCGCTCAGGAAGAAGTCCCAGGCAGTGTGGTAATGGCAACGTGGGAAGGCACTCGCCCGATGCTGGTGGAAGTGCAAGCGCTGGTGGATGACAGTCATCTGGCCAACCCGCGCCGTGTGACCTTGGGTCTGGATCAAAACCGCCTGGCCATGCTGCTCGCGGTGTTGCACCGACACGGCGGCATTCCGACCCATGACCAGGATGTATTCCTGAACGTCGTGGGTGGGGTCAAGGTGCTGGAGACCGCGTCTGACCTGGCGTTGATGGCGGCGGTGATGTCCAGCCTGCGTAATCGGCCGTTGCCGCATGACTTGCTGGTGTTTGGTGAAGTCGGCCTATCGGGCGAAGTACGCCCGGTGCCCAGCGGCCAGGAGCGCCTCAAGGAAGCAGCCAAGCACGGCTTCAAGCGCGCCATCGTGCCCAAGGGTAATGCGCCGAAGGAGTCGCCGCCGGGGATACAGATTATTGGGGTGACGCGCTTGGAGCAGGCGTTGGATGCACTTTTCGAATAG